The nucleotide window CCGGGACCGCACGCCGCGTTCCCGATTGACCGCCAGGCTACGCCTCCGCGGGCGGGAAGAGAGGCTGGTGCTCCGAGCGGGAAGGCAAAAGCGCGCAGTTACCGGCTGGTCCAGAGAGCAGACAGCGGAAGGGAGACTGGCTGAATCTTTAAGAGCTAGTTAAACGCTCAGGGGCCggtttcccttttgtttttatttgctcatttgtttctctcttaACTTGTTTGCCATCACCGCCCCACCTGGGTCCCTGGCTCTCACCCCAGGCTGTACCGAGGGGTAACGGAAAAGCAGTAAATCATCACTGTGCTTATTTCACCTTCAAAAATGACCCAAGAAAGTCTCCTGGGTTTAAAATTCACTTGTCACTACGAAAGacggaaataataataataataaaaaaataaatcatctcTAAAGAAAAGTACATAAAACCCACATTGTTTGTGCATGTTGAGGACAAAAAcataataaactttaaaaatcatatacTATAAATTCAGTAGTCCAAACATTTATTGATGTTCCTAGTTCGAAGTACAACTTAGTATTTTAAAAGTgtggcttttaaaattattattattatttgaaaggGTGAGTGCTTATCATGGTCTCCCTGAGAGTCTTAAGTATaaaacattttgagaaaaaagTGTTTGTATATCTATATTCAGTTACAGGGAATAACCTTGACTAGTGTGAAGGAGTCGAACACATTATCAactgtttctctcttttcttagaGTAAAAAATTTTCATTACCTTTAACACCACAGTGTTTTACTCTGTTAATAGTTATTGAAAAGTTTATTTAAGCATGTATTTCATTTAAGttcaaattttaacattttgttgAGGTTGATGGCAAGCATATTTACATGCCTGAAAATATATTCACCATTATTTCTGGACAGCTTGATTCATTTGTTAAAATGCTATGGAATCatggaaatatttttgaagaatacAAACTCGTAACTCTGAAACTAGTTTGAGCAAAGAGTGAATGCTTCAGGAGATTAATTGTCCTAAAAAGCAGTAAAATATATCAAATTGGAAGCATGGTATATATTAATGTGTGACATTTGAATGCATTATCTTGCATTATATTGTATTGTAAATGCATCCGGAgcatttattacatttatataaatattaattgcaTTATACTTTATGGTAGCGTAAAAGCATAATACAACTGTTTTTAGAAGTTAAGTCAAAGTTTGAATATCCCATTTTGAGAATTAGCTAATGCtttgaaatatttgtaaatttaaaaagtagaaatattaaaaacagatgtTTGAATAACCCAGAAATGTATCTTGTGATAGGCAATTTACTTTTCTCATAATAACACTGcttaatatgatttttaattatattcattttgGCTTAAGAGAAGACATTGTGTgtggaaagttaaaaaaataaactccaatTCTCAAAAGGCACTAGGAAATAGTTTTTGAAGAATAGTACAAGTCAGTGACTGAGGAGTAATATGGAATTATGCTTTATTATGTTAATGCTATTTTATTTGACAAAGTTTAGAGCACTCAGTGGTTTACAGAAttctttataatatataattactaCTGAATCAGTATGCATCACATatcatttttttacttttgctttcataCTTTCAAGtttctaattaattttaatatttcaattaaaaaatgtaagttGGTTTTTCAATATCTTTCTTCCCTTAAGAAAGTGGAATATTTTTGTCAGGTGGGTCTATATTTCATCATTCACTAATATAAATAAcagtttatacattttaaatcataaagtgataattgttttaaaaattagattgacTTTAATAACTTTTAcaaacatattttcctttttcatctaaCATTTAGAAATGCAACTTTCTTTTTCAGTACTACTGCTGGATTCTAAAGCACAACAAACAGAGTTGGAATGGATTTCCTCTCCACCCAATGGGGTAAGTGCTTCTCCTCATAAAATACCAacctctattttttaaagtaagaaagaaaacctCTTTCCCTTCCCCAATGGAGTTATTCAGATTCTTCACATTTAAATTGTTTTGATTTCACATATCTTGTTCAATATTTTGTTGGGTTTATAATGAGACATTGAATTCTTGGAGTAGAGATGGTATACTTAGAACTctgaaaaatagattaaaaaaaaaatctctttaactATAATCTTTTGAGTTCTTCTGTGAGTGGGACCATATGTCAGTTTCCAGGCTATAAATGTTAACTAATTACAGAGAATATGCCTTTCATGAACTCAAATCTCTTTAGTTACTTTATACTTCTTTAGTATAATCACCAGGTAGGTTGTGTGTAGTTCTTTAAAAACAGTAGGTaatctgttttcctcttttgaaaaatgttttagcattattcaaaatatacatgaaAGGATAACTAAAAGTCTAATATGCTCaacattttaacataaaatttgctATGAAATATGATTTGGATTCTCCAAAATTTGTACTATGTGCTACCTGTTCTTATTAATCAGAAGTGATGGCAGAGCAAGCACATATCAGAGTAAAAATCTGTTACAATAAATGAGTGAAAGCTGTCCAATAAAAGTTTATGAAAATATAAGTAGATTCTAAAAAACTTCTGTTAAGTGTCATGTATCCAGAAAGATACATTACTTACTTAAATTTAGTTCGATGTCAATGTCTTTGGGTATTATTTTAATTGTGAAAGAGGGTACATACTTCATCCCTTACTAAGTAAAAAGGCTCCAAGAAAGGGAATTGTAATCCCCATTGTTACTTAAGTTAATCTTTGGTACAATGAAAAGTTTGGAGTCAAAGAGCACTAAGTATAAGTGAGGATATAAAAAGTTTGCCAAGAatgaaagtctgaaagagattttTGAGTATAAGAACATCATGAAATGAACATGTCATAAGCTGGAAGTTAGTTTAAAAACGTAAAATGTGAACAATGCAAATCTGTTTAAAGTAGattaggtttttaaaatgaatatttgagATGCTTAAGATCATATTGCAGTTATCTGTATTGGTCAGAAAGAGCTATGAAAAAAATGACAAGTATTTTACAGATTAAATATAAAAAGTAGGCTGAGTTTGAAGTATGAATGTCATACTTAACCTTGAAAGTTGAATGGTTTCtgtgaataaaataatatacattatagGAAGGCATTCACAAAAAAATTGAGCACCTTTCTTGCCAATGATAGATGTGGCCCATTTTCCACCCTTCGTCAGTTAAAACAAATAGAGATAGAGGATGGTTTTTATCTCGTAAAGAGAAGTAAACTGATATATGTTTCTAATATTTCATCCATGCAATCCATAACATGATAAACCATGACTTTCTGTGTTATCTTGGACTGAAATGGACATTTTATCAGTGCAAAATATCTTGAGTGAACTTAACCCTACATATCTTATGAATCAGCAGATAATATTAGACAATGATGATTGACAGTTTATTCCATGTATAAAATGGGTTGGCTTACATGTGGTTAAATATCTaactggaaataaaatattattgatatAAGTgtctagaaataattttataagcaTACTATAAAAGCACACTAGCCAAACTAAGACTTCTTTCCCAGTGTAGAAATCACTGCAGTCTCTTAGTAAGATAGTAAACCAAAAGTTGCATTAAATGCATTAATTTTGTCTCAATCCATCTTAAAGTTTCCCTTCAGGAGTAAATTTTTAAGTAAGCATTAAAGTTAACTGAGTTTCATTGGTAGTAAAATTGATTTTTCATACATTGAACAAAATAATATAATTGTTCTTAGAGCTATAAAAAAGAGTTCTGCAGATGTATTCCTTTCTAATAATTAGCCTTGGCTTCTTCTAACTAGGGAATTGTTAAAAAGAGCACATTTATCCTTGGAGCTTTTCACTTTTTGGTAGATGCTATTACTAGTTTCACTTCTAATAATTTCAACCTAATTAAGAGACTAAAATCTGCTCATCCAAATGGATGAATTTGGTTATATTTGGCTAAGAGCCATTCAATAAGATTATAagcagctaactaaaatggaaaaCTATGCGCTGCATTAACTAGTCACGAACTTAAGTTGTGTTGAGTAAAAAGCTAACATAATAATGGGCTGTTTGCTACATTTGAGGACCTTTGATGGTGTGTATAATAAAATTGTAGCAAATATATGTCATCACAAGAAATTTCTGAATGTCAGGATATTGCTACTTTGTCTTGttagttttctcagagctactttTAAAAGTAGATATTAGTATTTTACAGAATATTTAAGGAAACCGATGTTTCTGATCgagttttataaataaaactcaTTACCACatgcttatttttttcccatttgcttTTCTTGAAGCAGTAGTTTAAGTATTGCATGCTATGTGACTTTGGATTAGAAGACTAATAGGATTTTATATTTGGCATTTCCTATTAGGGAAATGAATATAAGTAGGTGACAATCTTACTATTAAGGTATCATAAATACAAAGTTGGAAATTTTGTAATAATGATAAGAAAGGACATAAACAACAATTGCCTTAGGCTTTTAGGTGAAATGAATTTATTAACCAATGagcaatataaataatatttagcaAGGTTTAATAAACTTTAAATTGTTGCAAATTTAGCTGagcttattattttccttttttgtgaaaataaatgagtttGCTGTAGTATATATTATATCAGCATATGAATGGGTATTTTTAAACATCTGATATTTTTCCTGTCAGAAAGCTTGTTACCTAAATGTGATTCAACGTTCTGGTTTGCCATGGACATTTTATTGTCCATTGAATCatacttttataattatttatagttATGTGGTATTATGGACCATATTATATACAACACTACAGTAAATAAATAGCTCTATGAAACGTTACTCCTTTATATCTCATTTTGCAAAGATTGTGAAAGATTCCCCATTATGAATATCAACATGTTGTGAAATGCTCTTGCATTTCAGAGTACTCTTGGCATTTTCTTCCCTGTGTTTTTAGGTACTCtcttaatttaaatataacatCAACACTTAAAATGTCAACGGAGTGATCAAAAATTCCGCCATGTAGctgtatgtatatgcattaaaTGGTAATTTAAGTCATTTCGTTATGTGCTTTAGTCTATAAAAATCATAAGCTCAGAGAAGACATTGGCATAAGCAAACACGTAAAAAGCAACACTAATATACCAGCAAACAGATACTAAGCAAAATGAAAGATTTATTGTATGCATAAACAATATAAGCAACCTAAATGATGTTCTGCCACCAGGATGAAGCTGAACAGAGACTCATTCTAAAGGTTACATTGTTTGTCACCATAGGAGTTCACCTCACTTTTTCAAAGATATGCATTTGTGCCACACTGAAGAGTCCTCAGGCACTTGCAAaaccctaattttattttttgatgaatgACTGATGACCTTTTCTAAATTTTACAGTGGGAAGAAATTAGTGGTTTGGACGAGAACTATACCCCAATCCGAACATACCAGGTTTGCCAGGTCATGGAGCCCAACCAAAACAACTGGCTGCGGACTAACTGGATTTCGAAAGGCAATGCACAAAGGATTTTTGTAGAATTGAAATTCACCCTGAGGGATTGTAACAGTCTTCCTGGAGTCCTGGGAACTTGCAAGGAAACCTTTAATTTGTACTATTATGAAACAGACTACGACACTGGCAGGAATATAAGAGAAAATCTCTATGTCAAAATAGACACCATTGCTGCAGATGAAAGTTTTACCCAAGGTGACCTTGGTGAAAGAAAGATGAAGCTTAACACTGAGGTGAGAGAGATTGGACCTTTGTCCAAAAAGGGATTCTATCTTGCCTTTCAGGATGTAGGGGCTTGCATAGCTTTGGTTTCAGTCAAAGTGTACTACAAGAAGTGCTGGTCCATTATTGAGAACTTAGCTATCTTTCCAGATACAGTGACTGGTTCAGAATTTTCCTCTTTAGTCGAGGTCCGAGGGACATGTGTCAGCAGTGCAGAGGAAGAAGCGGAAAACTCTCCCAGGATGCACTGCAGCGCAGAAGGAGAATGGTTAGTGCCCATTGGAAAATGTATCTGCAAAGCAGGCTTCCAGCAGAAAGGGGACACTTGTGAACGTAAGTAATATGTGCTATTAAAATTTCTCTTTgcactttttttctgtttcagtgtCAAAGATTTCAAGTAATAATGATTATTTGATCAGGTGAGTCAGTTTGTACCAGCAATCCGATTTGGTGGATTTTAAGCAAAGTCACTATTGAACTTATTGATGATTCGCTACAGTGATTTCTGCACGAAGTGTGCAATAGGTATTGCAGAAAATATTGATGATAATGGTATTCCTTACTAAGATTTAACTAACCCTGTGCTTGACGTGGAAGACAACAGTTGCACTTTGGGCTATGAGATTTAAGAAAGGAGATTGGGCAGAGTGAGGTGACATTAATCAGGATTGAATGATATGTGATTCCTCTTGTTTTGAAACCCATATTGTCTGGACTCATGGGTAGCAGGAAAAGGGCATTAAGAGGGCTGCTAACAAGAATTCTTCTAACAGACAAGATAAATACAAATAGAGTTACAcacttagaattattttttataagtaCTAAAATTTCTATGCAAAAATCATCAGATTTCACTTGCTAAATCTCTGAGGTTGCTTCTGCCAAAGCTGTATTTCTTTCCAGGACTAAATAATAAAAGGAGTGTTCCTCTGATAAGTCAAGTTTTAGGTAGACTACATTTTTGTGGAAGTGGGCCAAAGTAAAGTTTTAGTTATCAGAATATATCAGCTGgacattttctgttttgaaataataatagcaTATGAATTTGTGAACCTTTTCCTTTGTGTGATAAAACTGAATTTTCTCTTACATAGCTTTATGTAGTCATAATCATTGGCcagttttttttctatttaaaactaTGTCCAGGGATATTCAAAatcaatagatattttttctgtttgtgaATATCCTGAAAATATAATCAGGTTATATTATGTCTCttataaattagaaaacataatACATTACccaaaataacttttatatattctttgtacCCCTAAGGCAGCtgtataattttaatattcataCTTCCCAGTTAATTTAGAGGGAATTGTagtgaaaaataattattgtaaCTAAATGTTTTTTGCTAATTTACCATGTGCAGATACTCTTCCACGTGCTTTACACAAAAGAGTTCATTTAATGAGATAGATAACATTATCACctctattttacagaaaaaaaaaagtgaggctgTCAAGGGTAAAAGATTGCTTGCAGTTACTTTAGTAAGGAATTGTCCTAGCTTAGATTCAAACTCAGAATGTTCTGATTCCAGAGCCTGGACTTTTAGCAACAGTGTTGCTCTGGCTTCCATCAGAAGCAGGAAGAATCATAGCAAGTATTATTGTTTCATTGTTGAACTTAGATGCCTTGGTTCTAGTAGTTTGATATGTAAATCACATTACTTTCTTATAAAATTCTCATTCTCATAGAATGTTTCAAGAAATTAGCAAATATTTAGATCTGTGTTGTCTAGGAAGGTAGCCAGTGGCCACATGTGAGtctgaggttttaaaaaatggcGATTCTAAGTTAAGATATACTGTAAGTATGACTTACACACTGAATTTCAAAGActtgatacaaaaaaaaaatgtggcaaaCATCAGTAATTTTTTATGTTACTTTGATTTTGTAAAACTCATACATTAGAAATATTGGGTTAAATCAATATAACATTAAAAGTCTTTcagttctttttactttttttaatgtggctactaaaaatgtaaaaattgcaTATGTGGCTTGTGTTATATTTCTACTGAATGCACTATTTAGATGGAATAACtgagtaaatatatttttctgtcctGATTGAAGTGTTAAATACTTCATGTGAATGGTCGCTAGCATATAAAATGCCTCTGACCCAGCACTCAATTATCATTCCTGCCATAGCTGACATTGTAAAGTGAGCTCTGAGCTAAACAGAGATGATGTATTCCTGTCCCCTAGACCAGTTTAGCAGCCTCCCTGGCCATTCCATGAAGGAGTCAAACCTGTCTACCCACTGtcatctcttcctttccctcgCTAGTAGTATTTTTTATTAAGTAGAACATCCTGCAGGTTGCATATGTATGGAAATCAAAAACTGATGGAGATTTATCACTACTAATAGGCAGAATGCTATTCCACTGGGTAAGTATAGAAATATTCTTAGTGAATTCATCAATTCAGTGAAATGGAATGTTCTTATTGACTTGAGATTAACAACAGGTACTTGAAAATGATGGAGGATTCAACAATAACTATTATAAGAACATTTTAATGACACACTGTTACACTTCAGCTGTGAAAGCAGCCGTTTCAGTAGTATGCAGATTTTGATTGATGTGAAATTGGAATTTAAAATGTTTGCACAATTAAAAATGGAACacataaaaattcatataaaagcGCACAATTAAATTTGTCTAAAAAGAAACTGGGAAATAACATTAAAGACTTGTTCTTTTAaggtttaaagaattttaaagcaaattatagtcttttttgttttattttgtgtaattTAACTCAAATGATCTCTACATTTACTTACTAAGAAAATCAACCAGGAACTGTTTGACTTCTGTACTTCTAAGTATAGAATTTAGTATGAAAAGCAGTCTTTAAATGCAGTGAAGAGATATATGTTCCGTGAAGTCTCCAGTTTCTTCAAAATGACGAAAATCATCTCATTAAATGTGGTACTATTAAGATtatttacattcatttattttggtttcAAGAATAGTAACCACATTTGAGTACCAAATTATTTTCGCCTGCAAACTGCGCCAAGGtgcttaaaaataaagtaaaattagttCACTGTCTTCTGCATTAATTCTGCATTGGAATAGGTGAAATTAGGTATTAATAGTGCTGCTGCtgttactactgctgctaagtcgcttcagtcgtgtccgactctgtgcgaccccatagacggcagcccacaaggccccgtcccgggattctccaggcaagaacactggagtgggttgccatttcctcctccaatgcatgaaagtgaaaagtgaaagtgaagtccctcagttgtgtccaacccttagcgaccccatggactgcagcctaccaggctcctccgtccatgggattttccaggcaagagtactggagtggggtgccattgccttctcccattaatAGTGAGAGTTCATTAAAAACATGTGATTCAAGGACTCAAGATTCCTTCTTATGGTTCAAGCTAAAAGAGGATGTGTGCACTGTTTTGTCTACCACGtaactttcttaatttttaaccTTAGTGATGTTGACAAAGGAATTAAATACCTTATACTTAACCATGGCACTATGTTCATTTGCAAAAACATTTCCCTCCTTGGCATAATTCCAGTGCATTGCTGTGAGAGTACTTGCCTCTGGAATCAATCCAGGCCTGCCTTTATAAGTATTTCTCCTGTTTCCTTTCAGTGATCCTGTTAAGAGTTTGAAAACAAATTTCAGTCCCACATAGAAGAAAAGTAAAGAGTTTGGGAGAGGATGGTAGTGAGTCCCTAGCCAAATAATGGTAGTTAGTCACTTAAAGGCAAGTTTATCTGGGCACTTTCTAGAATGGTAGCCTGTTGTGGTGTGTTAATAGTGTAGTTTGAAATATGGACAATTATGAAAACTGATTACAGTTTTCATCAGTTGATGtaaaagcttttatttctttgtgattttggAAAACATAATTCAATTTTGAAAACCACGTTTCTCAAATCTACTAGTATATGGAGAACTTCTAATATTTTTATAcagtatttttatgaaaatatctttacactcatttaaaaacataattctaGATAGCATGTTGATTATCAAAAAgtccttttgaaaatatttagcaTATCAGTTCCATCACAACTACTGTGTAAACTAGCCAGTATATTTAGATAGAAgtgtattaatttaaaagaatgagagcagattttattttacatacacaAGTATCTCTTGAAGACTAGTAAAATTGTATTCTGAAACATAGCTTGAaatttttagacatttttttacaattttatttcatttaaaaagtattctcaAAGTGTAGAACTTGTTATTATAACTTGAATTTGTATAAGTAATTTGCAGCTCACACTGAAAAATCATggtcatttttctcatttaatccttatcacACTGCTAAGAGGtggaaagtattttttttctctttcaatttaggaagaaactgaagcttagggatattaataaataacaaaattggCTGAGAATCCAGGATCCTGTTTATCAGTTCAAGTCTTTTATTTCCCTAATACATCACAACGCTTCCTAAAATTTATACTGAACTTCAACCATTGGATTTTAGTTACTGAAGAagtaatgaaattttattttaggtaGGGTGACCATATACCTAGTTTTTCTGGAAATAATTGTTTTACTTTTAACACTGtgtctttttgcttttaaaaatgttctgatTTGGATGATAAAATACATGGTCAACCTAATTGTAAAAAATCCAAGGATGTGATGCAGTTTACATGCACATACATTTGCACTACTTGCATTATTTATATTGCTTAATTTTAATTTCCTGAATTAAAATGAAGATTTAATAATTTTTGATGATTTCATACAAAGGAAAATTCAAATAATCATagattttctagtttttattataaaggatTTCCCTAATAGttgcttcttaatattttctatataCCATTATTTTACTAACATATAACTTATGGATATAGAACAAATGTTATATGTTACTTGAAGAATTAAAACATTCATTAATTAAAACACTCATTCAATTTAATGGCATTAATAATAGTTGAAATCTGGTTGTTGATTTTGAAAACTGTGTTTTTCCACAGAAAAGTAGCAATTTGTACCATTACTTTGACATTTACATTTGACAGTAACAAATATATCTTTATGATATATAGTATTTATAGtatataaacagaaatataaGGTACACTACAGAGTTAATAGCTCAGATGCTGGAGTCATAGTTTTTAAATTCTGGCTCAACATCATACCAGGTGCAAAAACTAGGACAATCTTCTAAGCCTTAGTTTCCTTGAGTATAAAATGGTGCTAATAAAAATAGTACCTGTTTCCATAGAATTCGTGTCAGAAGTGAATGAAATAATGCGTGTAGAAACCCTATATGGGACATAGCAAATAATCAATGAGTGCGTGCTGTTGTCTCATTATTAATAATGCAACAGGAGTTGTCTAAGTAAAGAAATTTTATAGCACTGGGTAAATGAACATGTTTCCAAAGACACAGATAGTTAAATATCCTTTAGGTCAGTAGTCTCATCCCTGGTCATTTGCTGAGGAAGATAtatcaatgaaagaaaataactttttatataACCTTTCTTCCTACCAGCCTTGTTtataatttgaaatattaaaaataatctaattGTCCAAAGTTAAGTGCATCCTCTTGATTGAACTTAAAGTATCAGCAGTGTGATGTAGGAATTTTGtcatttattaatacttttaaatggaaaacaaagaaaaatatgttgTATATACTGATATTTAGAATTATGAAAAATATgcatatgaaaaagaatagataagaaCATAAATATCACAGTCAATGTGTCAGATTGCTGAAATGGTGGATGATcttttttccctgtgtttttAAAGTATCTTGAGATTAAAATTTTCTAGCAATGTAAGTTTTATGTAACCTGGTAGCTTATTCAAACACAACTTGAAATGTATCTCCAAAATACGGGTTTTTAAATTAACATCTGTATAAAATCGCTCAGGCAATAGAACAGCAGTAAatcttttaaatgatttaaaagagGGGAGATTCACCAAAAGGCAATTAGTAAATGCAGGTCATAGATTTTGttggtttttaaattataaaaagctGGCAAGAGCTGTTTTAagtgtttcattttattaattcatttagtcTTATAGAGAGGCATTCCTAACTCAATCTGGTGGGTAGGCACTTCTATTACCTagtttaaaggagaaaaacataCTTAGAAGtatgtaaaatgtaaaagttaTACATTCTGTATATTACATTAGAtttacaaaaattatatttatacacatttttATGTAAGGAAGCCAAAGCACAGCAAGGGGTGGGTTAACTACGTAAAATCACACAGCATATAGACCTGCCAACTGCCATTTAATCAAGGTAATCTGACTCCAGAATCCCTGCCCATAACTAATACAGTGGATCACATCTTTATAGATGAGCATTTATCTgtcagaaaaattttttaaaaagataagatttCTTTCAGGATGTCTTAAAAGGTGAtacaaattttctttaatttataataatttcaaaatacttgtatctctttctttcccaaacattctaaatatttcatctgctttgccattttctattccagttCTTTTATGGAACAGTAAGAGTGCACTTTGTAAAATGCTACAGAGACATTGTTACAGTATTACTCAGAAAGCTTCAGGTTTCTAATAACCAATAAAAATTCCCCATTTTTTACagtggcattttattcttttctaactTTCAGTCACATAATTTATCACCCTTGAGAGCCCTGTTCCATCTGCTTGATACTGGTTTCTTGTTCTACCCGAAGACATCTATAGATGTTTTTATAATGCCCTATCACTCAACATTTGGTCCCCAataaacagaaatgcaaataaacCATCATGACCTCTCACAATTACCTATTATATCTTAATCTCACATATCCCCAGCTTCTTCAGCAACCTCTCTTCCAAATTCTGATGTTAGAAACTGGCTGTACTTCCCCTGGTTTTTACCTTGCCTTTTTTCTAACCCACAATACCACCTGCCCTATATCAGACTGTTGAAATTATGCCTTTTCTTACAATTTCAAATTAAATGACATTTATACCTTGTTagcggagcaggcaatggcaccccactccagtactcttgctggaaaatcccatgaatggaggagcctggtgggctgcagtccatggggtcgctaaaagtcggacaggactgagcgacttcactttcagttttcgctttcctgcattggagaaggaaatggcaacccactccagtgttcttgcctggagaatcccagggacggggtaccctggtgggctgccgtttatggggtcgcacagagtcggacacgactgaagtgacttagcagcagcagcataccttgtTAGATGTTCCCACTTTGTGGATTCCTATAAGTGCTTTGCCCTTTCCCTCTGGAGATCATCATATATGGTCTGATTTTTATCATTGTAATTTCTTTTTACAAATTCTAAAACTTAACAACCAAAACCTACTTATGGTATGC belongs to Bubalus kerabau isolate K-KA32 ecotype Philippines breed swamp buffalo chromosome 9, PCC_UOA_SB_1v2, whole genome shotgun sequence and includes:
- the EPHA7 gene encoding ephrin type-A receptor 7 isoform X7, whose amino-acid sequence is MVFQTRHPSWIILCYIWLLHFAHTGEAQAAKEVLLLDSKAQQTELEWISSPPNGWEEISGLDENYTPIRTYQVCQVMEPNQNNWLRTNWISKGNAQRIFVELKFTLRDCNSLPGVLGTCKETFNLYYYETDYDTGRNIRENLYVKIDTIAADESFTQGDLGERKMKLNTEVREIGPLSKKGFYLAFQDVGACIALVSVKVYYKKCWSIIENLAIFPDTVTGSEFSSLVEVRGTCVSSAEEEAENSPRMHCSAEGEWLVPIGKCICKAGFQQKGDTCERNARDGDLIPGLGRSPGAVWHPAPVFLPDKSHGQRSLVNCSPWGHKDLNTLSTRMHVIL
- the EPHA7 gene encoding ephrin type-A receptor 7 isoform X8 is translated as MVFQTRHPSWIILCYIWLLHFAHTGEAQAAKEVLLLDSKAQQTELEWISSPPNGWEEISGLDENYTPIRTYQVCQVMEPNQNNWLRTNWISKGNAQRIFVELKFTLRDCNSLPGVLGTCKETFNLYYYETDYDTGRNIRENLYVKIDTIAADESFTQGDLGERKMKLNTEVREIGPLSKKGFYLAFQDVGACIALVSVKVYYKKCWSIIENLAIFPDTVTGSEFSSLVEVRGTCVSSAEEEAENSPRMHCSAEGEWLVPIGKCICKAGFQQKGDTCELAKVCPDLLQPPLSMEFTRQEYWSGLPFPSSQIFLTLG